The Methylomonas koyamae genome has a segment encoding these proteins:
- a CDS encoding REP-associated tyrosine transposase, with amino-acid sequence MPNYRRYRVSGGCYFFTVNLLERKNTLLVDHIDLLRESVRLCKREKPFNIDAWVVLPEHMHTIWTLPEGDDDFSTRWKLIKTHFSKGLPAEERRSKVRIKRGERGIWQRRFWEHLIRDDRDYENHMDYLHFNPVKHGWSQKVIDWPYSSFHRFFKMGVYSADWAGANCLDIGFDEYQNCIGEP; translated from the coding sequence GTGCCGAATTATCGTCGTTATCGGGTGTCCGGCGGGTGTTATTTCTTTACTGTAAATTTATTGGAAAGGAAAAACACTTTGCTGGTTGACCATATCGACTTGCTGCGGGAATCGGTACGTTTATGCAAGCGGGAAAAGCCGTTTAATATTGATGCTTGGGTGGTGTTGCCGGAGCATATGCATACCATCTGGACTTTGCCGGAAGGCGATGACGATTTTTCGACTCGCTGGAAATTGATCAAAACCCATTTTTCCAAAGGCTTGCCGGCGGAAGAAAGACGTTCCAAGGTTCGTATCAAAAGAGGTGAACGCGGAATTTGGCAACGACGGTTTTGGGAGCATTTGATCCGCGATGATCGTGATTACGAAAACCATATGGATTATTTACATTTCAATCCGGTGAAACATGGTTGGTCCCAAAAGGTTATTGACTGGCCTTATTCCAGTTTTCATCGTTTTTTTAAAATGGGCGTGTATTCTGCCGATTGGGCCGGCGCTAATTGTTTGGACATTGGATTCGATGAGTATCAAAACTGCATAGGTGAACCATGA
- a CDS encoding DUF2281 domain-containing protein yields the protein MNISEHKLNIIRAVDQLPEESLLELEKLIQTLHPPKQPVSKRQFGCMKGLVISMASDFDAPLIDSKSN from the coding sequence ATGAATATTTCAGAACATAAATTAAATATTATTCGGGCAGTTGACCAATTGCCGGAAGAATCCTTGCTCGAATTGGAAAAACTCATCCAAACATTACATCCCCCAAAACAACCGGTTTCAAAAAGGCAATTTGGTTGCATGAAAGGCTTGGTTATTTCGATGGCGAGTGATTTTGACGCGCCGTTAATCGACTCCAAGTCAAACTAA
- a CDS encoding rhodanese-like domain-containing protein, whose product MKIAAFRYSALIVLFCYLLTNNMLAAAAENTQAESENTKDCSEIEVIKTPSTAKPMQALLDLNKGQFKSGNIKPDTRGFISIAELNNLPGVDKMLWVDIRDAVHYANYHIPQAINIPANDLASKQYLKNKPLLLIDQGFAISKVTAVFQQLIAAGFSDVKVLAGGLHAWRHANQALAGDIFVQQSINRITPQQFYLERDYSDVLVLDLSVKELAKPKDALQKYLQQVMAKQASSKNLGDIRILLMTDQGQGYEVVEQALAGLAWPSVFYLEGGKQAYRTFLQSQQALWNRPTEKQGKTITCGRRKR is encoded by the coding sequence ATGAAAATAGCTGCTTTCCGATACTCAGCTTTAATAGTGCTTTTTTGCTATTTATTGACCAACAACATGTTGGCTGCTGCAGCGGAAAATACTCAAGCCGAATCGGAAAACACCAAGGATTGCTCCGAAATTGAAGTAATTAAAACGCCGAGTACAGCAAAACCTATGCAAGCGCTGCTTGATTTAAACAAAGGCCAGTTTAAATCGGGCAATATCAAACCCGATACGCGTGGTTTTATCAGTATTGCCGAGCTTAATAATTTACCTGGGGTGGATAAGATGCTGTGGGTGGATATTCGCGATGCCGTGCACTATGCAAACTACCACATACCGCAGGCCATCAATATCCCGGCCAACGATTTAGCTAGCAAGCAGTATTTAAAAAATAAGCCGCTGTTATTGATTGATCAGGGGTTTGCCATTTCAAAAGTCACGGCTGTATTCCAACAACTGATAGCGGCCGGATTTAGTGATGTCAAGGTGCTGGCCGGCGGTTTGCATGCTTGGCGGCATGCAAACCAAGCATTGGCCGGCGATATATTCGTCCAACAAAGCATAAACCGAATTACGCCGCAACAGTTTTACCTGGAACGTGATTACAGCGATGTACTGGTGCTGGATCTGTCCGTTAAGGAATTAGCCAAGCCTAAAGACGCTCTGCAAAAGTATTTGCAGCAGGTGATGGCAAAGCAAGCGTCGAGCAAAAATTTGGGTGATATACGCATTTTGCTAATGACAGACCAGGGCCAAGGCTACGAAGTCGTCGAGCAGGCGCTTGCCGGACTGGCTTGGCCATCGGTGTTTTATCTGGAAGGCGGTAAACAGGCTTATCGGACATTTCTGCAAAGCCAGCAAGCTTTGTGGAATCGTCCTACCGAGAAACAAGGCAAAACCATTACCTGCGGCAGAAGAAAGCGATGA